A genomic region of Desulfonatronum thiodismutans contains the following coding sequences:
- a CDS encoding pyridoxal phosphate-dependent aminotransferase, producing MSRHRCTGMKPFYVMEVLEKCQSIACQGYDVIHMQIGEPDFDTPECIKQAACKALMDGHTHYTHSQGIIELREAIWRHYTTTYGVEVHPEQIIVTAGTSPAMFLVFSALLAMGEEIIVSDPHYACYLNFVRFVGGVPVCVPTLEEDGFQFRPEDVRSRITPKTRGLLINSPSNPAGTLLSAERMQTLARICAESEGHPWILSDEIYHGLVYEGRERSILEFTDRAFVFNGFSKAYAMTGWRLGYVVAPREFIPTLRILHQNFFISANAMAQWAGIAALESAGPDVARMRAVYDQRRKFLVRRLRELGLGVAVEPTGAFYVLANARHLGTDSLKLAFDILDKAKIGVAPGIDFGANTEGFLRFSYANSLEKLEEGMSRLEGYIEKCGV from the coding sequence ATGAGTCGACATCGCTGTACCGGCATGAAGCCGTTTTATGTAATGGAAGTACTTGAGAAATGTCAAAGCATCGCCTGCCAGGGATACGACGTGATCCACATGCAGATCGGCGAGCCGGACTTCGACACCCCGGAGTGCATCAAGCAGGCCGCCTGCAAGGCCTTGATGGACGGCCATACCCACTACACCCACAGCCAGGGGATCATCGAGCTGCGGGAGGCCATCTGGCGCCATTATACGACAACCTACGGCGTAGAGGTCCATCCGGAGCAGATCATCGTCACCGCCGGCACCTCGCCGGCCATGTTCCTGGTTTTTTCGGCCCTGTTGGCCATGGGCGAGGAGATCATCGTCTCGGACCCCCACTATGCCTGCTATCTGAATTTCGTGCGCTTCGTCGGCGGCGTGCCGGTGTGCGTGCCCACGTTGGAAGAGGACGGTTTCCAGTTCCGGCCCGAGGACGTGCGATCCAGGATTACACCCAAGACCCGCGGGCTGCTGATCAATTCCCCGTCCAATCCCGCCGGGACCCTGCTCTCCGCTGAACGGATGCAAACCCTGGCCCGGATCTGCGCCGAGTCGGAAGGGCACCCCTGGATTCTCTCCGATGAGATATATCACGGCCTGGTTTACGAGGGCCGGGAGCGCAGCATCCTCGAATTCACGGACCGGGCCTTCGTCTTCAACGGGTTTTCCAAGGCCTACGCCATGACCGGCTGGCGGCTGGGCTACGTCGTCGCCCCAAGGGAATTCATCCCCACCCTGCGCATCCTGCACCAGAACTTCTTCATTTCCGCCAACGCCATGGCCCAATGGGCCGGCATCGCGGCCCTGGAATCCGCCGGACCGGACGTGGCCCGGATGCGGGCCGTCTATGATCAGCGACGCAAGTTTCTGGTCCGTCGGCTGCGGGAACTCGGCCTGGGCGTTGCCGTGGAGCCCACCGGTGCCTTCTACGTCCTGGCCAATGCTCGGCATCTGGGAACGGATTCCTTGAAACTGGCTTTCGACATCCTGGACAAGGCTAAGATCGGCGTGGCCCCGGGCATCGACTTTGGCGCCAACACCGAGGGCTTTTTGCGCTTTTCCTACGCCAATTCACTGGAAAAACTGGAAGAAGGTATGTCGAGACTGGAGGGATATATTGAAAAGTGTGGCGTGTAA
- a CDS encoding PilZ domain-containing protein, with product MSENDLPESLKTKLVQSIKSKPIQENGMNLLMRLGERLHLQIYNANERLWGELVGFKQGEFLLVWLPNLTAHRKILADNSEVTLRGMNVDFQLCGFTTTISKILLTPYPLLFLTFPKVFEKLHLRRHDRVECFLPAQVLLDGNEYKAMIVNLSLGGARIILNKESAIFSPEQFESREIYLVFKTVDNGKEAYAKSLVRSARNNDSKLTLGLEFLDLIGESYIIIHKYVASIKEYYALKQE from the coding sequence ATGAGTGAAAATGATTTGCCTGAATCGCTCAAGACAAAACTGGTCCAGTCGATAAAATCGAAGCCCATTCAAGAAAACGGCATGAATCTCTTGATGCGCCTTGGTGAGCGACTGCATCTTCAGATATATAATGCAAACGAACGGTTGTGGGGCGAACTGGTGGGTTTCAAACAGGGCGAATTTCTTCTGGTTTGGTTGCCGAACCTGACCGCCCATCGAAAAATATTGGCTGACAATAGTGAAGTCACCCTACGGGGCATGAATGTTGATTTTCAACTGTGTGGATTCACCACAACCATATCCAAAATTCTGCTCACTCCTTATCCACTTCTTTTTCTCACCTTTCCGAAAGTTTTCGAAAAGCTGCATCTCAGGCGCCACGACCGGGTGGAATGCTTTCTTCCAGCCCAAGTGCTGCTCGATGGAAATGAATATAAGGCCATGATCGTCAACCTGTCCCTGGGAGGTGCGCGAATCATTCTGAACAAGGAAAGTGCTATCTTTTCCCCGGAACAATTCGAAAGTCGGGAAATTTACCTTGTTTTCAAAACCGTCGACAATGGCAAGGAAGCGTATGCCAAATCCCTCGTCCGTAGTGCGCGTAACAATGATTCAAAATTGACCCTGGGGCTAGAATTTCTTGATCTCATCGGCGAATCATACATTATAATTCATAAGTATGTCGCCAGCATCAAGGAGTATTATGCCTTGAAACAGGAATAA
- a CDS encoding EAL and HDOD domain-containing protein: MNQTLSPQQKTTYLPIFIGRQTVYDTRLNVWGHELLFRSGGTENVARFSDPEQATAMVITEGFSMATESIPKGRKIFINYPKGLLLKNAPLALPREDCVIEVLETVEPTPEIIAALSTLKDNGYTIALDDYVGQPGYDPLLKLADIIKVDLLGRPWTEIIKIGQKLHKYKCLLLAEKVEDRPTLELATSLGFSFFQGFFFSRPEIITGRSIPTAAVNRIRLIHELSAKDFEVSEVAKIISQDPGMSFRLLKHINSVFYSFRHNIRSIAQAVTLMGSRAVKQWAMLSMLADLGSEGKIQELLFSSVHRARFLEILAAETNHRKNPPDTMFLLGLFSNLDAMLNLPMEDILVHLPLEKEISAALCGEENFMRQWIKMTIAVERGDWASVKSMIDYFRLDEQKTALNHLQAADWAYKMLFAQQADEEKDEK, encoded by the coding sequence ATGAATCAAACGCTGTCGCCACAACAAAAAACAACATACCTGCCGATTTTTATCGGACGACAGACTGTTTACGATACTCGTCTAAACGTCTGGGGACATGAACTTTTATTCAGGTCCGGCGGGACGGAAAATGTTGCTCGCTTTTCGGACCCGGAGCAGGCCACGGCTATGGTGATTACCGAGGGCTTTTCCATGGCGACCGAATCAATCCCAAAAGGTAGAAAAATATTTATCAACTACCCAAAAGGATTACTTTTAAAAAACGCCCCTCTCGCCTTGCCCCGTGAAGACTGCGTCATCGAGGTCCTCGAAACCGTGGAACCGACCCCGGAAATCATTGCAGCCTTGAGTACGCTCAAAGACAATGGATACACCATTGCCCTGGACGATTATGTAGGACAGCCTGGATACGATCCCTTATTGAAATTGGCGGATATCATCAAAGTTGATTTATTGGGTCGTCCTTGGACGGAAATCATCAAAATTGGACAGAAACTACACAAGTACAAGTGCTTACTCCTGGCCGAAAAAGTGGAAGACAGGCCGACGTTGGAATTGGCCACATCCCTGGGTTTTTCTTTTTTTCAAGGTTTTTTCTTTTCCCGGCCAGAAATCATCACCGGTAGAAGCATTCCAACGGCCGCAGTCAACCGAATCCGTCTTATCCATGAATTAAGCGCAAAAGACTTCGAAGTATCCGAGGTGGCAAAAATCATCAGCCAAGATCCTGGGATGAGTTTCCGGTTGTTAAAGCATATCAATTCCGTCTTCTATTCCTTCAGGCATAATATTCGTTCCATAGCCCAGGCCGTAACCTTGATGGGCTCCCGAGCCGTTAAGCAATGGGCCATGCTGTCCATGCTTGCCGACCTTGGCTCTGAAGGAAAAATTCAGGAACTGCTTTTCAGCAGTGTTCACCGGGCGCGGTTTCTTGAAATACTCGCCGCGGAGACGAATCACCGCAAAAATCCACCAGACACCATGTTCCTGCTCGGACTCTTCTCCAACCTCGACGCCATGCTCAACCTCCCCATGGAAGACATCCTCGTCCATTTGCCGTTGGAAAAAGAAATAAGCGCGGCATTGTGTGGAGAAGAAAACTTCATGCGCCAGTGGATCAAAATGACCATTGCCGTGGAAAGGGGAGACTGGGCAAGCGTGAAATCCATGATCGACTACTTCCGGCTGGATGAACAAAAAACAGCCCTGAATCACCTGCAGGCAGCCGATTGGGCGTACAAAATGCTCTTTGCCCAGCAAGCAGATGAGGAGAAGGATGAGAAGTAA
- a CDS encoding P-loop NTPase family protein, with the protein MPKTEFPSFTQQQLNRLLEYVPRLHRALGRDDADLSELPGWSELVGRPGRIITHEGRICLVCVLFGPSGAGKSTIFRLLTGIPVPAGETRRPMTFNCAAAVPEPLRGVLDLDELFPGFRMHPLTELDVLRDGQRPATDLFFQFYQDQEPKQVAESAWLILVDVPDFNTVEQANRTRAEAMLGRAETVIFTVYPEAYKDAAVMEQLRAAAGRAGHLVYLITKLSAPKEAEAARIIWEDVLQHVRDAPEFQTPRGDGRRIGEFLEQANVYYAPRDVSPRMKDIRPLNPDAPDFWSLIKGRDAVEVYWSNLLEVLDQGLSAAQGLAREAAATREELRRRLETSDQRIIEVSERIAGSQFPAGELVELIIDVVKESRPGWLRMITLPVSQAAGMLLSVRSLFKRFRKTERRAVLRDRRQLERRRLEEAVDVLLETWRRDFSTEADLFSARRCREAARHFQEQEPPPVRDDWKEALRADVRDWSKQHPWYGSLVGTLSEMLVLLGGAALVLDLAVSGGIFGAVGQLGVAGAAGAGSLGVGTVLKMFEELKLKDILEKADAKWRAQRRDELEAHLREHLAKPLFAHGWQERISALDEADPEAFLAAVEAIRARWPICRDAGGRP; encoded by the coding sequence ATGCCCAAAACCGAATTCCCATCATTTACTCAGCAGCAACTCAACCGCCTTCTGGAATATGTACCCAGACTGCATCGGGCCTTGGGTCGAGATGATGCTGATCTGAGCGAACTGCCTGGGTGGTCCGAGTTGGTGGGCAGGCCGGGGCGGATTATTACCCATGAGGGCAGGATATGTCTGGTCTGCGTGCTCTTCGGGCCCAGCGGGGCCGGGAAGAGTACGATTTTTCGGCTGTTGACCGGCATTCCCGTGCCGGCCGGGGAAACCCGGCGGCCGATGACCTTCAACTGCGCCGCTGCCGTGCCGGAGCCGCTGCGGGGCGTCCTGGACCTGGATGAACTCTTTCCCGGCTTTCGGATGCATCCGTTGACGGAACTGGACGTACTGCGCGATGGACAGCGACCGGCGACGGATCTTTTTTTTCAGTTTTACCAGGATCAGGAACCAAAGCAGGTTGCGGAATCAGCCTGGCTGATTCTGGTGGACGTGCCGGATTTCAACACAGTGGAACAGGCCAACAGGACCCGGGCCGAGGCCATGCTTGGGCGGGCGGAAACCGTGATCTTCACGGTCTATCCAGAGGCGTACAAGGACGCCGCGGTGATGGAGCAGCTTCGGGCCGCGGCCGGGCGGGCCGGGCATCTCGTCTATCTGATCACCAAGCTGTCCGCTCCGAAGGAGGCGGAAGCGGCCCGGATAATCTGGGAGGACGTGCTCCAGCACGTCCGCGACGCTCCAGAGTTTCAGACCCCGCGCGGAGACGGGCGGCGGATCGGCGAATTTCTGGAACAGGCGAACGTCTATTATGCTCCGCGCGACGTTTCACCGCGCATGAAAGACATCCGTCCGTTGAACCCGGATGCGCCGGATTTCTGGTCCCTGATCAAGGGCCGGGACGCCGTGGAGGTGTACTGGTCCAATCTGCTGGAGGTTTTGGACCAGGGGCTGAGCGCGGCCCAGGGGCTGGCTCGGGAAGCCGCGGCGACTCGGGAGGAGCTGCGTCGGCGTCTGGAGACCTCGGATCAGCGGATCATCGAGGTCAGCGAACGGATCGCCGGGTCCCAGTTTCCAGCCGGGGAACTGGTGGAACTGATCATCGACGTGGTCAAGGAAAGTCGCCCGGGGTGGCTGCGGATGATCACCCTCCCCGTGTCCCAGGCCGCGGGCATGCTGCTGTCCGTGCGCTCCTTGTTCAAAAGATTTCGCAAGACCGAGCGCCGTGCGGTGCTCCGGGATCGCCGGCAACTGGAACGGCGGCGATTGGAAGAAGCCGTGGACGTGCTTCTGGAGACCTGGCGACGGGATTTTTCCACGGAGGCGGACCTGTTCTCCGCCCGGAGGTGCCGGGAAGCGGCCCGGCATTTTCAGGAACAAGAGCCGCCGCCGGTGCGCGACGATTGGAAAGAGGCGCTCCGGGCCGACGTCCGGGATTGGTCGAAGCAGCACCCCTGGTACGGCTCCCTGGTGGGGACGTTGTCCGAGATGCTGGTGTTGCTGGGCGGCGCGGCCCTGGTCCTGGATCTGGCCGTGTCCGGCGGCATATTCGGGGCGGTAGGTCAGCTCGGCGTGGCCGGGGCCGCTGGGGCCGGAAGCCTGGGCGTGGGAACGGTGTTGAAAATGTTCGAGGAACTCAAGCTCAAGGACATCCTGGAAAAGGCCGACGCCAAATGGCGGGCCCAGCGCCGGGACGAACTGGAAGCGCATCTGCGCGAGCATCTCGCGAAGCCGCTTTTCGCGCACGGTTGGCAAGAGCGGATTAGCGCCCTGGATGAGGCCGATCCCGAAGCCTTTCTGGCCGCGGTGGAGGCGATCCGGGCGCGCTGGCCAATATGCCGAGATGCAGGAGGTCGCCCATGA